The genomic DNA GAAAGCTCTATCTGTTTCCGGCTGAGCTGATCAGGCCTTGTTTCCACCGTCATTCCTATGCATCTGTTGGCGCCCTTCTCATTGGCGGCATGCGCCTCCTCTATGGATTTCGAATCGAAACCGTTCATTGCATCAAATGCCCTTCTGATGAACCACTCCTGGTACTCCTCAGTCCTTGCAGTGAATGTTCCGCCCATAATGATGAGGTCAATCTTGTTTGTGGAGTGCCCTATCGCGTTCAGCTGCTCAATTCTCGATTTCGCCTGCCTGTAGGGGTCGAAATCGTTCATTCCCGCTCTCCTCGCCGCGGGCTCCTTGCCGGTGTACGCCTGGGCCGAATTGTTGTCAACCCCTCCGGGGCAGTATATGCATGTCCCGTGAGGGCAGGTGTAGGGCGATGTCATTATTGCAACAGACGCTATACCGCTGATTGTCCTAGACGGCTTGAGCCTCACTATCGGCAGGACCTTTTCGAATATTTCAGGAGGCGTTCTGCTGAGTATGTCCGAATTCGGTGGTATGGATTCCAGGCTGTATTTTCTGCAGAGCTGGATCTTCCGCCGCTCGAACGACTGCGCATCCGTTATTCTGTCGGACCTTATGTCCTCCATGAGTTCGCTGTAATAGTCCACGGACCGCAATTGCGTCTCACAGTATTTTAACCCAATTGTCCTGCGTCCGCCGGCAGCCGCTTCAGTCTGACAGGACGTCTCCCGGAAATCATTACTGTTTTCTCCTCTGGAATTTCCTGATCAGGGAGGATGACGACGCGTAAACCAGAATTGCACCGACGACGGACAGGAACGGTATCAGATACATCACCGCCGCCACCTTGAAGCCGTCGTCTCTGTATCTTGTGCCCAGTCTCCATATTCCAAGCAGCAGACCGATGAGTCCCAGAAGCAGGAAGACCACGAGCACCAGCAGCATTGCAATCAGAAGTATCAGTCCTCCGGGAGTGTTAAAAAGTCCGGGTACGGCTGAAAACAAAACCACTCCCGCTGCTGCGATTACGCCAATTATCATGAGCATGACGAGTTTTGCCGGCGTCGTGAACCTGCTGTCCGTTCCGGACAGTATGCTGAATGCGGACCACGCAAGAAAAATTGAATAAATCTCCAGCGCCAGTTCGGCTATGGCGGCAAATCCTACAGCGATTGTCAATCCGCCAATCAGACCAGTCCTTCCCGGACCGAAAAAAAGCGGGAAACTCAACCCGGCCGTTGACAGCAGCACCATCGATGCCGCAAGTTCTATCATTCCGATCAGTCCGAAGAGTTTCATCTTGCGAAGCACGCTGAAATCAGCATCTGACGGCGGGATCGCGACGAACCGGCCGTCCGGAGACACATTCGCATAACTGCTGTTTCCGTACCCCTGCGCCGGAGAGACTGCAGCGGCCTCCGGAACAGGTGCCGCAGACCCCGGCCCCGGCCGGACAATTACGGCTCCGCATGCGGGACAGAGGGCAACAGACGTCTTTGGCAGCTGTTTGCCGCACGACTGACAGTAGCGCACGCTGTCTTCCAGTTTGCTTCCGCAGTTTTTGCAGAATGACGAACCGGGTCCGTTCACAGTTCCGCAACTGCTGCAGTTTATCTCTCCGACGACAGGCATCCTGCAGTCTATTGACGTGCTTCTTTATTAAATGTGTCAGCCTGATCCTGCATGCCGGAATAGCACAGATCTCGAAACGGTTAACTGGAGGTCAGACAATCCGGTTGCATATCATGGCGGATGAACTGAGAATAAGGAGAAGGCACAGACTCAGGCAGAAAGAGATTTCATCCCTCGCTTCTGACCTGGATGGAAAATTCGGAACGGTGACATTTTCGGATGCCGATCCTGTCGAAATGGCCGAAGTTTACGGCCTTGAACAGAAAGTCTACATACTGAACAATGAGATCATTGCAATCGACATTGAGAATTCGCCCTTCCTCTCTCTCAACGGGCTGCTCAGATTCGGCTCAACCCGTCTCTATCTCACTGTGGATTCCGGCGCTGTCAAATTTGTGGTCAACGGAGCTGATATCATGGGACCGGGCGTCCTGGACGGGGACAGAAACATTACAAAGGGCCAGACGGTCTGGATACGTGAGGAGAAATACGGAAGGCCCCTCGCAATAGGCAGGTGCATCGTGGACAGCTCACTCTTCGGAAGAAAAGAGAAGGGAAAATATGCCGAATCACTCTTTCATGTCGGAGACAGGCTCTGGAAGCTGAATGAGGCGATAAGCAGACAGTGATGCGCCGGCGGCGAAACAAAATCCCATCAGGCGGATGCAGCTCATTTTTGGAGGCTTGGCGTATCCGTCTCTGAACGTGATGTATTTAATAGAATAAGCAGTCAGGTAAGCGCAGGGCTGTGAATTGAATTGAAACCTGGAATCAGGCGTCATGGCATGAGAATTATAGGACTCGGCGCCTTCCTGATAGGTCTTGCTTTCATGCTTGCCGCTTTCAGCGATATCTTTCTGTTTCCTGTCAATGCTCTCGCAGGCGACCTGCTGGCGATCGCAGGCGTTGCGCTTGTGATTGTTGAATCATGGGCGCTCGGAACGGAGCAGAGGCGGAACGTACTGCTTGGCATGGCACTGTATGTTTTTGCCCAGCTGCTGGGATTTCTGACCGGAGTCAGGACAGTGTCACAGTCCCTCTCCCTTTCTGTAGTCGCAGCTGGACCGTCGGCTGTCGCCGCCCCGCCGGCATCGCTTCTTGCCTTCATGGTCATGGCCATGATCGTGAATTCACTGGTTTACATGTCATTTTTCCTCTTCCTGCATCGTATTTCATCCGGAGAGCACAGGGCACTGCTGTGGCTGGGACTCCTTGGCGGGCTTTTCATCTCGATCATAATAATTCCGCTTGGAGATATACTGAATTTCTACAGCATAGGCGGTGTCGGAGCTGTCCTGTCAATTCTGAAAGGAATTGTCAATATAGTTTTCGGCGTATCCTACATCATTACCGGCGTCTATCTGAAATAAAAAATCGTTTTGTAATTTCGAACTGAAGAAACCGC from Candidatus Sysuiplasma jiujiangense includes the following:
- a CDS encoding DUF973 family protein, with translation MPVVGEINCSSCGTVNGPGSSFCKNCGSKLEDSVRYCQSCGKQLPKTSVALCPACGAVIVRPGPGSAAPVPEAAAVSPAQGYGNSSYANVSPDGRFVAIPPSDADFSVLRKMKLFGLIGMIELAASMVLLSTAGLSFPLFFGPGRTGLIGGLTIAVGFAAIAELALEIYSIFLAWSAFSILSGTDSRFTTPAKLVMLMIIGVIAAAGVVLFSAVPGLFNTPGGLILLIAMLLVLVVFLLLGLIGLLLGIWRLGTRYRDDGFKVAAVMYLIPFLSVVGAILVYASSSSLIRKFQRRKQ
- a CDS encoding RNA-binding protein codes for the protein MADELRIRRRHRLRQKEISSLASDLDGKFGTVTFSDADPVEMAEVYGLEQKVYILNNEIIAIDIENSPFLSLNGLLRFGSTRLYLTVDSGAVKFVVNGADIMGPGVLDGDRNITKGQTVWIREEKYGRPLAIGRCIVDSSLFGRKEKGKYAESLFHVGDRLWKLNEAISRQ